CGTAACTCGGGTTCGGCAGCAGGAACCAGCGCTGCCCCAGCCAGTTCACATAGGGTTCCACCGCTTTGCGTTGGGCGGCGAGGGTGTTGTGTTCGGGCTGCACGAAATCACCCAGCGAGTCCCCTGCCATCAGCAACACGCGGGCATGGCTGGCGACCCACTGACGGCGACACGCCTTGCCGTAGCCGGCACTTTCGCAATGGCCGATTGGCGTGCTGGCGGCCAGGACCTGCGTGTCACTGGTCACCGGAAAACCACGCAGGCGCAGGTTGGCGACAGTGGCCGCGACCTGGCTGTGTTCGCGGTTAGTGAGGTAGTAAACCTTGATGCCCCTTTGCTTAGCGGCCTGCAGGAAAGCCACTGCACCCGGCAATGCCTGAGCCTTCGCCTGGTTGACCCAGGTGTTCCAGCGGTCATAGGAATAGACTTGATTATTGATGATGTCGCGAGCGTTCAGCGGCACGTTATCCAGCAGGGTTTCGTCGATATCCACCACCACCGCTGGAGGTAAACCGTTCAGATTGCGAGGTGGAAAGGGCAGGGCATCCCAGGTCGGGTCGGCCAGGGCCACGTCGAGTTGGCGGGTGGCGTTGGCGAACAGCTGGCGGTAGATCAACTCGTGTTCGATGGAGGTCTGGGTCCAGAGCACAGCGTCGAGTTGGTCGTTGGCCGGCGGGGTCTGCTGGCAGCCGGTCAGGGCGGTGGTGAGCAGGCAGACACTGGCGAAAATCAGATTGCGCATGGGATGTCTCGGCGGTGGAAACGTGTGGGCAGCACCTTAGCCTAATCAGGCTATACATCAACCTGAATGTGGGGGGGGTTGTTGGTGTACATATCCGTTGCTGCGGTTACGGCGGCTTAGGGTTCCGCCCTGACGGCGGGTCACTTTTGTAAAGACACAAAAGTAACCAAAAAGTCTTCGCCGGTATGACTCACCCACATGGGTTACAAATCAGTTCACGCACATAGGTAACAGTTTTTAACTGGCAGGGTCGATTTCGTGAGGATCTGACCATGCCCTGGAAAGAGCTGAAACCTATGGACCTCAAAGTGATGTTTGTCGCTGAATATCTGACTGGAAAACACAGCCTTAGCCAGCTATGTCGAGACTATGAAATCAGCCGAAAGACCGGCTACAAGTGGGTCGAGCGATACAAAGCAGAAGGCCCCAGTGGGCTTGATGAGCGTAGTCGTCGTCGGCACCACCAGACTTATGTGGTGCCTTTGGCGGTAAAGCAGGCGATTATCGAACTTCGTTCTATAGGCGAGACAATCCCTGGTCCGAAAAAAATCCAGAGTGATCTGATAAAGCGCTTTCCGGGCCAGGATCCGCCCTCGAAAACGACTATTTATAACATCCTCAAAGCAGCTGATCTGATCACGCCTCGACCCTTGCGGCCAAGAGTTGCTGTCTATCCAAAACCGTTACGCAAGGCAGATGTGCCTAACCAGCTTTTCAGTGCTGACTACAAAGGCCAGTACCTGACAGGAGCGGGCGTATGGTGTTATCCGCTAACAATCATGGACCATGCCAGTCGTTTCTTGCTTGCCTGTCAGAGCATGCCCAGCACCAATTTCAAGGAGACCCAGGAGACGTTCGAACGGGTGTTTCGCGAGTATGGTTTGCCTGAGCGGATCCGTACTGACAACGGAGTGCCGTTTGCCAGCACAGGCCGTGGAGGGCTGTCACAGTTGTCGATCTGGTGGCTACGGCTGGGGATCATTCCAGAGCGTATCGAGCCCGGTCGGCCAGACCAAAATGGCCGGCACGAGCGTATGCACCGAACACTGAAAAGTACTTTGCCCAATCCACCTGCGGTTGCTTGGGAGTCTCAGCAGAAACACTTTGATCGTTTCATACAGCACTACAATTACGAGCGAGGGCATGAAGCGCTGAGCCAGAAAACACCGGCTTCATGCTATTCACCTTCACCTCGAGCCTATCCTGAGAAACTGCCGGAGATGGGTTATGCAAGTCATATTGAGTGTTACCGGACTGACTCAAACGGGATGATTTATCGGTCAGGTCTGCGGATTTATGTGGGGCATTTACTGAAATACCAGACTATTGGAATGGAGATGCTGAGCGACGAAGTGTGGGCTGTTATTTTCGGCCCAGTGATCCTCGGTCAAGTGGATGCAAGAAAAGCAGACAAGGACGGCTATATTTCACTCAAAGTGTTACCTATGTGAATGCACTTTTGTGTAACCCATGTGGTTGTCCCGTACACGCCCCAACACTCGGTGCCTCGCTGTGGCTCGGCATGCCCGCAATCCGACAGCGATTTGGTGGGCCGCCGCCACGCGCCATCCATGGCGCGGGGCGGCTAAACCGGCATCCCTGCCGGTTTACCCCCCAAATCACTGTCAGATTGCGGCCATCGTGTTTGACGGGGCGATTTCAGATCAAGATCACGATCACAAGCGCAGATCAAAAGACCGCTGACTTCGTCATCGAAAAGGATGTAAGAGCCAGAACAACAGCAACAGCAGAGCCACACTCGGTCTAATGTGGGAGCTGGCTTGCCTGCGATGGCATCAACTCGGTGTACCTGACACACCGAGTTGATGCCATCGCAGGCAAGCCAGCTCCCACACTTAAACCGTGTTGCATCAGGTAGATAAGCTTTTGCTTCGCACTTGATCTGGCTTTTGCTTCAACCACTCAGGTCGGCTTTCAGGCCGCCGTGCTGTAGATCTTGATCTTGATCTGAGACGCCCCGTTAACCACGATGGCCGGAGTGAGGGCACACCGAGCCAGAGCGAGGTGCCAAGTGGTGGGGCACAGACCTTTTGGTTACTTTTGGCTGGGCCGGCATTCCGGGCGTTTGCCAAAAGTGACCCGCCGTCAGGGCGGAACCCTAAGCCGCCGTTACCGCAGCAACGGATATGTCTACCGACAAACATCCCGCCCACACCTAAGGCCCACACACCAACGCCTGCCGCTCATAGTTCAGCGCCTTGTTCTGCGGCGGTAGCGCATAGCTGGCACTGCAACGCTGCTCGCCCCACTTGATGATCAGCGTCCCCTGATCCTGCTCCACCAATGCCAGCGCATTCCCATTCGGGTCTGCAATCGCCAGTTGCTTACCTGCCGAGTCTTCCAGCGAAGCCCCGAACGACAATGGCTTGTGCTGCGCATCAAACAGCTCGAACAACACCCGTCGCCCGGTGGTGCCGCTGTAACGCGCAACTACAATAGCGCCACGGCGCGGCACCAGTTGCTGGGTGGCGTTGGTGATTTCCACATCGCCGCCCAGGTCGCGGGTGTCCAGGCTGATCCAGTTCACCCGGTAAGGCTGCGCCGTGGGGATCACCGCATAGCCGTTGTAGCCGGTCTCGACGCCGCTGTAGCTGCCGATTTTAGCCCCCGAGATACCCGGCACTTCGGCCAGGGCGAAGGTTTCGCTGACGGTCTGCCCCAGGTTAATTCCGCCCGCATGAGCGACCACCGAACCCGCGAGGTTAAGGTTCTGCGAGTTGTAGCCCTGGCCCTGGCTGTAGCCCAGGCTGACATCCGCCATGGAGGTTCGGCTGTTGATATTCACCGAGCCGGAGTCGCCACTCGCATCGCTATGGCCCGCTTGCACCGAATAAAACGTGTCGCTGGTGTCGGCGACGTAGCCGTTGATACCGGCTTGTGTGGTGGTGTCGCCGCGCTGATGGCTGGTGGTAACAAAAGCCCGTGGCGCACGGGCCTGGCTGCCCAATGGAAATGAGACGGACAGGTTCACCTGGGTGTCGCTGCTGGGCTCGCCATAGGTGACGATTTGCTGGGTGCGCGTCACGCCGAGGTTGTAGCTCAGGTCGCCCCAGTTGCCGGTGTAACCGGCAGACAAACTGCGCGAACCGCCACGGTTCCAATAGCGCTGGTCACTGGCGTTGACGTAAAGGCTGCCGAACTCGCTGTTACGCCCCAGGCTCTGGTTGATGGTCAGGTCGGTACGGGTTTTTGAATGGCCGGTGCGCACGCGCACGTCTTCGCTGTTGTCTTCCACATGGTCGGTGAGGGTGCGGTAGCCCTCGGTGGAGTAACGGTAGGCGGCCAGGGTGAAGTTGGTGTCGGTGCCGGCAAAGGTTTTTGCGTACAACGCTCGCACGCTGCTGCCCTGGCTGGTTTGCCCGCGCGCCTTGCTGGACGAGTGCGTGGTGTCCAGGGAGAAGGCGCCGAACGCGGTGTTCTTGCCGGCGCCGATCGACAGCGCGCTGTAGTCCTCACTGGCTTGCAGGCCGACGATGCCGCTGAGGTTGCTGGTCAAGCCATACGCCAGCGTGCCGCTCAGAAAACGCGGGCTGCCCAGGCCGTCGGCATTGCTTTTGAACGTGCCCGCCGAGAGGCTGTACTTGACCTGGCCTTCACGCACCATGATCGGCAAACTGGAAAACGCCTGCATCGACACCCGCCGACTGCCGTCGGCCTCGATCACGGTGATTTGCAGATCGCCGTTGGAGCCGCTGGGGTAGATGTCGTTGATCTCGAACGGCCCTGGCGCGACGTTGGCGGTGTAGAGGATGTAGTCGTTCTGGCGGATCTCTACGGTCGCGTTGGTCTGCGCCACGCCACGGATCACCGGTGCGTAGCCGCGTTCGCTGTCGGCACGCATGCCGTCGTCGGAGGCCAGTTTGAGGCCGCGATAACGCACGCTGTCGAACAGGTCGGTGTCAGAGAAAATCTCGCCGGCGCTGAACTGGCCCTTGATCGCTGTCACGTCGTGCTGCACATAAGTGCGGTTGCTGGTGAAGGTGTTCGAGCGGTCAGTGCCGCTGCTCATGTTCGATTCGTTGCGCAGGCGCCAGGCGCCCAGGTTGATGCCGTTGCGCAGCCCGAGATTATTGGCGATGCGGGTTTTATAGTCGCCGGCGGTGCGGCTGCTGTTGAGCTGGTAGTTGATGAACGCGGCAGGTACGCCGTCGTCCCACAACTGCGGGTCGACATACCCGCGCAGGCCGCGCTGCATGGCCACTTGCGGAATACTTGCCATCAGGCGCAGGCGGCTGCTGTCGTACCGCACGCTGGCGTCTTCGATCATGTCCGCAAGGGCATAACATTCTTGCGGTTGCTGCGGGTCGAGTTTGCCTTCGGCCTGCAAGCGGCTCATGTCGACGCCCAATTGCTTGAGCAGGTCGAGGGTCAGGCAGGCTTCGACCCGGCCGTTTTTCGGGTTGCGCTTGAAGTCGATATCACGTCGGCCCACCAGCACTTCGTTGCTGTACAGGTCGACCCGGTAATTGCCCGGCAGCACGCTGTTGGCCGAGAGCAATTGCTGCAGGTCGACCTGCGACTGCGAGCCCTGCAGGAACGTGGTGTTGAACGTCTGCGCTGCATCATCGGCCATGGCCCAGGTCGGCAGGCTGGCGGCAATCGCGAGCGACAGCGTCTTCAACTTCAGTACGCCACGGGCGGGCCTGTTGCTGGAAAAAAAAGACATGCGAAGACCTATGACATCCCTGATTGACGGACAGCCGGGCACGCAAACACGCACGCGAAGTGAGCCTGTGGGTTAGAGAAGCTACTTAGGGTTTGACGCGCGATTCAGTCGCGTGCGCAGGTAGCGCAGCGCCGCTCGACAGAGGCGCGCTGTAGTGGTTTTGCGCGCCATAGTCATTGATGCTGGAAAACGACAGCTGCACTGGGCCGTTGGCAATTGCCGCGCTCAGCGGGAACTGTTTTTGCTCGCCGGGCGCGATCATGGTGGAGTCGCTGGCGAGTTGTGCCTGCACTTTGATGTCGGCCATGGACACGTGGTACAGCGTCGGGTTCTTCACCTGCAGCAGGGTTTGGCCGGCGTGTTTGGCCAGTGTCCACTCAAGCTGCGCAGGGGCTTGCAGCGCGCTGCCGGTGAGGCCGGCAGGGCGGTAAAAAATCTTGATGCGCTGGCGGATAGCCAACTGCAAGGTGTTCTCGGTCTCGCTGGCCTTGGGGATTTCCTGCACGTTGAGCCACACCACCGACTCACGGTCCGTGGGCATGCCTTTGCCTTCGTACAGAATGCGCAGCAGTTGTTGTTCCTTGGCGAATACCCGCGCCAGCGGCGGCGTGACGGCAAACGGCGCGCGGCTGGCACTGGCGTCGTTCATGTCGACCCAGGATTGAATCAACACATCCTGGTTGCCGTTGCGCACGGTGATATTGGCTTCCTTGTGGTCGCCATCAAACACGATGCGGGTGGCATTCAATGAAATGCTGGCGGCGGCCTGGGTAGCCATAAGCATGCCCAGCAGCGTGAGGCATGCGGCGATAGAACGAGGCGGCATGAGGGTTATCCGGTGTAATCAAAAGACAATGGCGAGGCCGCAGGGCCTCGCGCGTTCGGTGCCGGGGGGCGCCGAGTTATTCGTATTGCAGGATGAACGGCAGGGTGGCATCACCACGACCGGCGGTGGACGAACCGGCGGCTGCGGTGGTGACGTAGGCGGCCGCGAAGCTCAGGGTGGCGTCGCCGCCAGCCGTGCCGGCGCCGTGCATGGTGCTTTCGATGCGCGCGGTGCTGGAAGAGCTGAGGTCGATCAGGCTGCCTTTGCTGTCGAGCAGGGCGATACCGACGTTTTGTGCAGTGGCCGAACCCGGGTTCAGGGCCAGGACTTTTTTGCCGGTGACCAGGCCCGAACCGCCGTTGTTGGCGTCAAAGATCATCGCGACTTTGGTGCCCTGGTTGCAGTTGACGTTCAGGTTGAAGTCTTTGGCGGTGACACGGCCTGCGGTTGGGTTTTCGGCAGTGCCCATGTCCTTGATCGACACGTTGCCCATGTCTACCGAGATGGTGCGGTCGGAGTTGGCGCCATCGACCGAGCAGGCATCGTTGTTGATCACGCCAGTGAAGGTGATTTTACCGCTGCCGCCCAGGGTCGGCGTCGGTGCCGGGTCGACGGCAAATGCACTGCCGGAAGCGGCGATAATGGCCGAGGCGATAACAGCCAGGGAAAACTTCTTCATGATGATGTCCGTTAGTGTTAGTTGGAAAATGCTGTTGTTGAACTGCGAGAGGAGAATAAGCGGCGAGGGCGGGCGAGCGAATAAGACGATTCTTATAAGTCAGGAAGCAGGCGGTTTAGAACGGCAGGAAGGCGCGTGAAGACTCAGCAAATAAAGGGCGAAGCCATTATTTTAAATGGCTTGCTAGTTGTGGGTTAGTTGAAAATGTTGCGCGCCAGACAATAAGCGAGCAGGTCCTGGTCACTGCTCACTTCAAGTTTGCGCATGGCCGATATTTTTTGCGCGCTGATGGTCTTGGAACTGCGGTTCTGACTGCGCGCAATATCACTGACGCTCATCCCGGAAATAAATAAACGCAAGATCTCGAACTCTTTGGGCGACAAACTGGTAAAGCGCTCGTCAATCGCCGTAAGGGTCTCGATCACCGAGGTTTTTGGCGGTTCCAGGCTGCGGTAGGCGCTCTGCTGGGCAATCGCCTTGAGCGCCAATTCAATCTCGGTGTGCAACTGGCTTTTCTGGATGATGCCGACCACACCCAGCTCTTGCAGGCGGGTGAGGATCAGGTGGTTGGAGATCATCGTCAGGATCAGGATCTGCACCTGCGGGAAATGCCGCTTCAGGTACTCGACCAATTTGAGCCCGTCGCCATAGGGCGAGTCGCCTGGCATGTTGTAGTCGGTGATCACAATGTCGGCACCCTGGTGCTGCAACAGCGCGATCAGGCCGGCCGAACACACGGCCTCGCCGACCACCTGGAAGCGTGTGTCGCGCTCCACCAACTCGCGAACGCCAAGCAGCACGATCGGGTGATCGTCCGCGATTACCACGTTGAATTTTTTCATAAAGGGCCGTCCGTAGTGCCAGTTCAAGTGAGTGAAGAGTGCCCGGGCTGGAGAGTCTCCAGAACGGCCGACAGACGCTGCATCACCGCCTTTACCTTGAGCTCAAGTGCCGTGTCGAGGCTGCCGCGGTTAAGTGCGCTTTCCAGTTCGATGCACGCTTGAGCCAGGCTGAGTGCCTGGACTGCGCCCAGGGCGCCGGCGACCGAATGCAGCAATTGGCCCAGGCCGTGGGCATCACGTTGCGCCAGGGCGGCACCGATACGCTGCAAGTCCTGCTGCACGCTGCTGATGAACAGCGGGCGCATCTTGTCCGACAGTTGCACGCTGTCGTCAAAAGATGCAGCGGCAGGCTCCAGCGCGGGCTTGACCTTGCACAACTTGATCAATTGGCCACGCAGGGTTTGCAGGCTTAACGGCTTGACGATCCAGGCGTTCATGCCCACCGCCAGGCAGCGCACGCCTTCCTCGCGCATCGCATTGGCGGTCACGCCGATAATCGGCAGGTGCGGGTCGTGCTCGCGCAGCGTCCTGGCCAGGTCATAGCCATTCATCAACGGCATATTCACGTCG
The window above is part of the Pseudomonas sp. KBS0710 genome. Proteins encoded here:
- a CDS encoding 5'-nucleotidase, lipoprotein e(P4) family codes for the protein MRNLIFASVCLLTTALTGCQQTPPANDQLDAVLWTQTSIEHELIYRQLFANATRQLDVALADPTWDALPFPPRNLNGLPPAVVVDIDETLLDNVPLNARDIINNQVYSYDRWNTWVNQAKAQALPGAVAFLQAAKQRGIKVYYLTNREHSQVAATVANLRLRGFPVTSDTQVLAASTPIGHCESAGYGKACRRQWVASHARVLLMAGDSLGDFVQPEHNTLAAQRKAVEPYVNWLGQRWFLLPNPSYGNWYSAPYGDNEKLPFEQKRRFKQQALQLEE
- a CDS encoding integrase core domain-containing protein, with amino-acid sequence MPWKELKPMDLKVMFVAEYLTGKHSLSQLCRDYEISRKTGYKWVERYKAEGPSGLDERSRRRHHQTYVVPLAVKQAIIELRSIGETIPGPKKIQSDLIKRFPGQDPPSKTTIYNILKAADLITPRPLRPRVAVYPKPLRKADVPNQLFSADYKGQYLTGAGVWCYPLTIMDHASRFLLACQSMPSTNFKETQETFERVFREYGLPERIRTDNGVPFASTGRGGLSQLSIWWLRLGIIPERIEPGRPDQNGRHERMHRTLKSTLPNPPAVAWESQQKHFDRFIQHYNYERGHEALSQKTPASCYSPSPRAYPEKLPEMGYASHIECYRTDSNGMIYRSGLRIYVGHLLKYQTIGMEMLSDEVWAVIFGPVILGQVDARKADKDGYISLKVLPM
- a CDS encoding fimbria/pilus outer membrane usher protein, with product MSFFSSNRPARGVLKLKTLSLAIAASLPTWAMADDAAQTFNTTFLQGSQSQVDLQQLLSANSVLPGNYRVDLYSNEVLVGRRDIDFKRNPKNGRVEACLTLDLLKQLGVDMSRLQAEGKLDPQQPQECYALADMIEDASVRYDSSRLRLMASIPQVAMQRGLRGYVDPQLWDDGVPAAFINYQLNSSRTAGDYKTRIANNLGLRNGINLGAWRLRNESNMSSGTDRSNTFTSNRTYVQHDVTAIKGQFSAGEIFSDTDLFDSVRYRGLKLASDDGMRADSERGYAPVIRGVAQTNATVEIRQNDYILYTANVAPGPFEINDIYPSGSNGDLQITVIEADGSRRVSMQAFSSLPIMVREGQVKYSLSAGTFKSNADGLGSPRFLSGTLAYGLTSNLSGIVGLQASEDYSALSIGAGKNTAFGAFSLDTTHSSSKARGQTSQGSSVRALYAKTFAGTDTNFTLAAYRYSTEGYRTLTDHVEDNSEDVRVRTGHSKTRTDLTINQSLGRNSEFGSLYVNASDQRYWNRGGSRSLSAGYTGNWGDLSYNLGVTRTQQIVTYGEPSSDTQVNLSVSFPLGSQARAPRAFVTTSHQRGDTTTQAGINGYVADTSDTFYSVQAGHSDASGDSGSVNINSRTSMADVSLGYSQGQGYNSQNLNLAGSVVAHAGGINLGQTVSETFALAEVPGISGAKIGSYSGVETGYNGYAVIPTAQPYRVNWISLDTRDLGGDVEITNATQQLVPRRGAIVVARYSGTTGRRVLFELFDAQHKPLSFGASLEDSAGKQLAIADPNGNALALVEQDQGTLIIKWGEQRCSASYALPPQNKALNYERQALVCGP
- a CDS encoding molecular chaperone encodes the protein MPPRSIAACLTLLGMLMATQAAASISLNATRIVFDGDHKEANITVRNGNQDVLIQSWVDMNDASASRAPFAVTPPLARVFAKEQQLLRILYEGKGMPTDRESVVWLNVQEIPKASETENTLQLAIRQRIKIFYRPAGLTGSALQAPAQLEWTLAKHAGQTLLQVKNPTLYHVSMADIKVQAQLASDSTMIAPGEQKQFPLSAAIANGPVQLSFSSINDYGAQNHYSAPLSSGAALPAHATESRVKP
- a CDS encoding fimbrial protein, which translates into the protein MKKFSLAVIASAIIAASGSAFAVDPAPTPTLGGSGKITFTGVINNDACSVDGANSDRTISVDMGNVSIKDMGTAENPTAGRVTAKDFNLNVNCNQGTKVAMIFDANNGGSGLVTGKKVLALNPGSATAQNVGIALLDSKGSLIDLSSSSTARIESTMHGAGTAGGDATLSFAAAYVTTAAAGSSTAGRGDATLPFILQYE
- a CDS encoding response regulator; the encoded protein is MKKFNVVIADDHPIVLLGVRELVERDTRFQVVGEAVCSAGLIALLQHQGADIVITDYNMPGDSPYGDGLKLVEYLKRHFPQVQILILTMISNHLILTRLQELGVVGIIQKSQLHTEIELALKAIAQQSAYRSLEPPKTSVIETLTAIDERFTSLSPKEFEILRLFISGMSVSDIARSQNRSSKTISAQKISAMRKLEVSSDQDLLAYCLARNIFN